The Gadus morhua chromosome 10, gadMor3.0, whole genome shotgun sequence genome segment atctgaatgggaaatgcaatattttaggatcgattcaccgttaaacgtgtttctaataacatttctagcgagaaatatactttttacttgcataatcttcagtcagtgattgtgtctgatctttagttttatagttattaggaagatttaatcggctcgctcgcatgtttcaacgacgtcaggttgctagggacgctgctttcgctaaactagcagctcacgtgtttcctgcgtttgtgttattaaaccgttactttatgtaacttttaatgatattgtaataaccacaggcgaggtattgaactaagtaagcttgatagcaggtttattggattccagAATCGGataggcaggcacagctccaccggaaaactacaacaaccaaaactcccgtccgaaaggaaacccccggaaccccctctcagaaggcccgccccttcctcccaaaccctgtgacgctacaatatcatcttgttagaaacataGATATAGAACActgttctatatatatctatggttaggaacacgtttatctgagagccaacccagtcgccaaaagcatacgttgacagtgtacgttttcgtgaacactggattacgtcgcatttcaacataaaatagcgtgctaagcacacatacacacacacacacacacgcacgcacgcaccccaacacacacacacacacacacacacacacacacacacacacacacacacacacacacacacacacacacacacacacacacacacacacacacacacacacacactttgggtggattttgaacggtagcctatgtgggcaggacgttttttgcaggcaggacctggcaaccctgcgctgttgcccgaggtgcagaaatgctccggaacagatctggatccaccatggccaaaataattgtcatgaatagcatgaatagattcatgcattatcattcaacttgaacatgtgtttttacagtatagagtggtggagggatgacgtatgttggccaacccggaagtgagcgtcgacctgggtttccatggtttcccttgacaaaaagctaacgggtttttccattggctctacaaaccacgcggcaaaggagcagccgtaaattgtgttgtttttgtcgtaaactcgggtccgacggttaaaaaatagacagagtCTGTTTCTGAAATGTTATACTACATACTACATACTGCATACTGACACAGTATATACTGTGCACTACATACTACTCCCGCCATAGTATGCAGTATAGTATGCAAGTATGACAAGTATCATGCAGTGCACTACACagtcacatgaccaaacaaTTGTGACGAATTTGACGTGTCAGACTGGCGTGGTTTTCGAGCCGGCTCTCCCCTAAATTTacgcatatatattttttttttcataggccgatatatttttttaccattttgaacattttcattttttaccaTTTAACATGTCGCACTTTTCCATTGTTAAGTCTAACAATGAGGCAAGGAGGCGCAGGAGAAGGGCACTGCTGAATAAAACGGCAGTTGCGGTAATATTACAGCAGCAGGAGGCGCGCTATGTAAGTATAATACATAAATTAGAGATAAGTTAGCAGTGGCTTTATTGGCTTTAACCTGTTAGCTAGGAATTTATGGACAGAAGAACAGTTTGATATTATTCTGCCTTAAAGCAGTAAGACAGGAGTTAATAAAACCTCAGTGAGACAACACAAATAACAACATTTTAATCAAATATAGTAAAACTATTTGTACATGCATATAAATGAAAATGGATTTAAATAACAGAGTTTTCCCTTCATTCAGGTTGACCTTAGGGGTCAGTATTGTCAGCTGAATGACAAAACCCCAgctgtttcccttttttttggTGACGCGACCTAAAGAAAGACTTCCGTCTTTCTAGGGAGTCCGTGAATGCCCTTGTGGAGGCCCTGGTGGATGAGCACATCCATGGCTGGGGGAGAGAACTGGAGGTGGCAGTTTTTCTATACTGGCTGGCCAGTGCCACCTCCTACAGAGTGGTCTCTGAGGCCTTTGATGTGCCTCTTTCCACCGTCCACATGATTGTCCATCGGGTTGCAAAGGGAATACTGCAGATCTACACAAAGGCTGTATGTTTCCCGTCTGAGGCTGAGCTGGAGGTCATCGGAGCGGGGTTCGCCCAGCTGGCTGGTTCACCTGCCTTGAACCGTGTGGCTGGGAGCATTGACTGCAGCCACATTAGAATAAAGCCTCCTGGGGAATACAAGGAGGATTATTATAATAGAAAGTTGTTCCATTCAATTCAGCTGCAGGCCATTTGTGACCATAAAGGGCGCTTCCTCAATGCTTTTGTTGGCCTTCCTGGCTCGGTCCATGATGCCCGGGTGCTCAGGTGGAGCTCTGTGTATGTGCAGCAGCTGTACCCACCACCTGGGTGGTGCATTATAGGCGATGGAGGCTATCCTTGCCTTGCTACCCCCATCTGCCTGATGACCCCGTTCCGGGAGCCAGTACAGGGCCCCGTACAGGCCAGGTACAACAAGCACCTGTCAAAGGCAAGGTGTGTTGTGGAGAGGGCCTTCGGGATGATGAAGACCAGGTGGAGATCCATCTTTCTGAAGGCCCTTGAGGTAAAGAAAACATAAtacatacaagtgtgtgtgtcaatgtgcaaATGCTTATGAAATTTAAATGAGCATAAAATGACAATATGAGAAAATGCTTGTATTTCACTGTTATTCAGTAGCTTTCCTTGGCATGCAATATCTGTCTGTTACAGATTAGTTTCTATTTTTGTCTTACGTTGAATAAGATACTCAAAAGTAATTAAATGCATATTTTAAATACATCTAATTTAAAATACTGCCCATCTCTGCACATAGGTTAAGTCAACCTTTGCCCCAGTGGTGGTGTCCTGCTGTGTCTTCCTCCACAACTTGTGCCTATCAAATGGAGACTTTGTGGAGCCAGGAGACTTTCCACAGGATCTCCCCGACAACAATGAAATGCAGCATGCTGTGGAACCAGGGGACAACATCAGGCGCAGACTGGCTGCTGCTGTCTCTGCACCAAATGCCTGCATAGATGCACTGAGAGATCATGTGTACTGAACATGGTCTGCACCCTGGAGACTCATTTGTAAATAGTTAAATAGTATACCTGTATATAGTTCTTTGCTTTTTCCTAGTGTTGTCTTTTGTCTGTGTATGCCCCATGTTCcgtcttttgtgttttattaaccTTGTCCTGTCTTACTAACAATTATATTCACAACTTGTtcaataaaaatgatttgttataaCTAAATTATTTTCTAAATTATATGAAAGAGCAGACATGAAATGCTTATTTAAAtgttcctttatttattttgtaagaATACTTTTAGGACATCGAGCAGCTTGTCCTCCCTagccttgctctccctctctcgtctttCTTCTGCCTCTTTCATCTCCCGATACCGCCTGTCCTCCCTCTCTtggttctccttctctcttctttcttctgtttccagcatttccttctctttcctctcctcacgCTGCagccgctctctctccttccgaTCCTCTCTTTCAAtcgcctctccctctcgcctttcttctctttctatctgaattagctctctttcttcctccttctcctggatTTCCTTTAATATTTCCTGCCATTCAGACTCCCTCTTCCTTTTGCCCAGATTTGGGGTACTCGGGTGcactgagggaggagagaccactGCCACATCCTGGGCGGATGAGTCCACTAGTACGGGAGGACTTATTGATGGCCTCCCGCCTAGTGCCTCATCCATTGGCCCATACCACTTCCAGGATGCAGCagtggtctctcctccctcagtgCTCACCCCTGTCCTGGGTGCTTTCAACTCCTACAAAACAACAGAAGCAAGCAAGCAGACTAATGACAATAATCATAACTATGTAGTTctgtggaaaaagtaacagacatTTCCATGACATCCTTACCTTATATTATTGTTTGAGGTTCTCCCATTTCCTTTTAATTTTGGTGGCCTCCATCTTCCCCTCTAGCCCCTGGACCTTAATAAATTCTCTACAAGAAAAGGGATGAAAACTAAACAGTTCTTTGACTACATGCAAAAGATGTAATGTCTAACTAAACCAACTTACTCGAACCCCTTCTGCGCCGCATTCCTCCTGCCCGTGAACATGCCCTCATTCGTAGATCTCCAACTGATGAGAGCTGCGGTGTCTACATCAGTCCCTACAACAAGACACACTACTCTTTTAGTCTCCGTGCTATTGGTATTGCCGCAACAGAAGTTAAATCGATAGCGATATCTGACAAAACCCGGCTGCTGTTAGCTGTGACAGCTTCATTCATTAAAGCTGATGTATCGTATATATTTGCCATTTGCCGCATTCGCTGTCGGTTGAGCCATTTGTTCAGTTAACAATGAAAAACACACGATTACAAATACATACGAAAGCTTATCACATCAAAATAAACAACTAATACTTACATTTATATTCATCGCTCGCATTTTCCGCCGCCATTATTCGAAATGTTCAACGGTTTTTTTCCAACGGTGCCGCGTTGCGTTATGGGATACAGTATCCGACGTAGTGAGCTCTGGATGTATACTAGGAATTTTTGCCCGATTAGTACATCATCCGGGTAACTGTCACATactgcaaaaaaacatttttcgcGTACTGCATACTACTTACTACTTTTACGTCACGATCAGTATACGAGCAGTATGTAGTATGCCATTTCAGAAACGGccagatattccgaggtatccttaaaaggcagcttggatgtttttattttctgcagtttagacttcttctataacctatttttgaaagcaaaacaccaagctcaatgatttaacgaggcagggttatttgaaacaatttattaaatatatatttgtgagaggtcattccttctcctgagtttgcttcctatttatgtctagtgtacaacatgactgtccacaagcatcaccccccccctccccatatggatttggagaattgttgccacatcccagtggtggaggtatcatatatatgaaagagggcattcaatactacaatgatcaattaggaggccgaagccctaaaggatgcaataggtgaccctgaacacgccttgcgatgtggacagacgtatctattttacgccttggcgtgataccgggttgcacacacacacacacacacacacacacacacacacacaaacaatgcatttcgctgctaaaagaagtaaatatatattgcctcaaatattattaactattattccccccccccccccccccccttaaataagtactatggcagaataaagaataaattcattcattatcattcaacttgaacatgtgttcttATAGTATAGAGttgtggagggatgacgtatgttggccaacccggaagtgggCGTCACCCCGGGTTCCCTTGActaaaagccaacgggtttttccattggattttggattattgcagaaaaaatatgcgtctttgaagcacctcctcaaaaactgaaaataaataaataaaaataaccgtgctccaaagaacgaaatggaaaccaatgcattctgaatgggagtatttctccgatttttccatgctacacagaacggggctgc includes the following:
- the LOC115552875 gene encoding putative nuclease HARBI1 — its product is MIVHRVAKGILQIYTKAVCFPSEAELEVIGAGFAQLAGSPALNRVAGSIDCSHIRIKPPGEYKEDYYNRKLFHSIQLQAICDHKGRFLNAFVGLPGSVHDARVLRWSSVYVQQLYPPPGWCIIGDGGYPCLATPICLMTPFREPVQGPVQARYNKHLSKARCVVERAFGMMKTRWRSIFLKALEVKSTFAPVVVSCCVFLHNLCLSNGDFVEPGDFPQDLPDNNEMQHAVEPGDNIRRRLAAAVSAPNACIDALRDHVY